A portion of the Magnolia sinica isolate HGM2019 chromosome 17, MsV1, whole genome shotgun sequence genome contains these proteins:
- the LOC131230732 gene encoding putative pentatricopeptide repeat-containing protein At1g02420, whose translation MLSKICSFQSPKWYAHSLLSPNFKFQNSLIVRLFSSENSDAEAEVKTILHIINTSNSNQSMRGSLKESGIFLSNGLIDRVLKRVRFSHSNPMQALEFFYITGKRSGFYHTPFSYDTMLYVLGRSRKFDKVWEVLVEMRRKDRNLITTRTLQIVLARIAKVCSVRQTVESFRKFRKLFVEFDTDCFNALLRTLCQEKSMRDARNVYHELKHKFRPNLQTFNILLSGWKSSEEAEHFFDEMMELGVKPDLVSYNCLVDVYCKSREMEKAFTTIEKMRDGEIYPDVFTYTSIIGGLGLVGQPDKARDVLKEMKEHGCYPDAAAYNAVIRNFCIAKRLGDAYQLMDEMVNRGLDPNPTTYNLFFRCFYWSNDLGSAWSMYRRMMDAGCLPNTQSCMFLIRLFRRQEKVEMALKLWGDMVEKGFGSYTLVSDVLFDFLCDMGKLDEAEECFLQMFEKGQKPSNVAFRRIKVLMELAKRHDSLRHLAEKMAVFGNLAEVDGAGEITETASYCPQ comes from the coding sequence ATGCTTTCAAAAATCTGTTCATTCCAATCCCCAAAATGGTATGCTCATTCCCTTCTCTCCCCAAATTTCAAATTCCAAAATTCCCTTATTGTCAGACTCTTTTCTTCTGAAAATTCAGACGCCGAAGCTGAAGTGAAAACCATTTTACATATAATCAACACTTCCAATTCTAATCAAAGCATGAGAGGATCTTTGAAAGAAAGTGGAATCTTCCTATCGAACGGTTTGATAGACCGAGTCCTGAAAAGGGTCCGGTTCAGCCATTCGAATCCCATGCAAGCATTGGAATTCTTCTATATAACAGGAAAAAGAAGTGGCTTTTACCACACACCATTTTCATACGATACAATGCTATACGTTCTCGGAAGAAGCCGGAAGTTCGACAAGGTTTGGGAAGTCCTCGTTGAAATGCGCCGGAAAGATCGGAATTTGATAACTACCCGTACTCTTCAGATAGTTCTCGCTAGAATTGCCAAAGTCTGCTCTGTCCGTCAGACAGTCGAGAGCTTCCGGAAGTTCCGGAAACTGTTTGTGGAATTCGATACTGACTGTTTCAATGCCTTGTTGAGAACCCTCTGTCAGGAGAAAAGCATGAGAGATGCAAGGAATGTGTATCATGAGCTGAAGCATAAGTTCCGGCCGAATCTACAGACATTCAACATACTTTTGTCAGGTTGGAAGTCATCGGAAGAAGCGGAGCATTTTTTCGATGAGATGATGGAATTGGGTGTTAAGCCGGATCTTGTTTCATACAATTGCTTGGTCGATGTGTATTGCAAGAGTAGAGAGATGGAGAAGGCATTTACGACCATCGAGAAGATGAGAGACGGGGAGATTTATCCAGATGTCTTCACATATACGAGTATAATTGGAGGGTTGGGATTGGTGGGCCAGCCCGATAAGGCGAGAGATGTtctcaaggagatgaaggagcatgggtgctatcctgatgctGCAGCTTACAATGCTGTGATAAGGAATTTCTGTATTGCAAAGAGGCTCGGAGATGCTTATCAGTTGATGGATGAGATGGTGAACCGGGGCTTGGACCCAAATCCGACGACTTATAATCTGTTCTTTCGGTGTTTTTACTGGTCGAACGATCTGGGGAGTGCGTGGAGCATGTATAGGAGGATGATGGATGCTGGGTGCTTGCCAAACACGCAGTCGTGCATGTTTCTTATTAGATTGTTTCGTAGGCAGGAAAAAGTGGAAATGGCGCTCAAGCTGTGGGGCGATATGGTGGAGAAGGGTTTTGGGTCATATACATTGGTGTCGGATGTGTTGTTTGATTTCCTTTGTGATATGGGGAAGTTGGATGAAGCAGAGGAATGTTTTCTGCAGATGTTTGAGAAAGGGCAGAAGCCGAGCAATGTCGCTTTTAGGAGGATCAAGGTTCTCATGGAATTGGCAAAGAGGCATGATAGCCTCAGGCATTTGGCAGAAAAGATGGCGGTTTTTGGGAATTTAGCAGAAGTGGATGGAGCGGGTGAAATAACAGAAACGGCATCCTACTGTCCACAATAG
- the LOC131231187 gene encoding stress-response A/B barrel domain-containing protein HS1 translates to MEEAKGLVKHVLLAKFKDGTPPDKIEELIRGYANLVSLIDPMKSFHWGTDVSVENLHEGFTHVFESTFESVEGIAEYIAHPAHVEFANVFLAALDKVIVIDYKPTQVKV, encoded by the exons atggaagaggCGAAGGGGTTGGTGAAGCATGTACTGTTGGCGAAGTTTAAGGACGGCACCCCACCCGACAAGATAGAGGAACTCATCAGAGGCTATGCAAACCTCGTCTCTCTCATCGATCCCATGAAGTCTTTCCACTG GGGAACAGATGTGAGTGTGGAGAATTTGCACGAAGGCTTCACCCATGTGTTCGAGTCTACTTTTGAAAGTGTGGAAGGCATTGCCGAATATATCGCACACCCGGCCCATGTTGAATTTGCTAATGTGTTCCTGGCTGCACTGGATAAAGTCATTGTCATTGACTACAAGCCTACTCAGGTCAAGGTATGA